Proteins encoded within one genomic window of Deltaproteobacteria bacterium:
- the trpB gene encoding tryptophan synthase subunit beta, giving the protein MPRQPDAGGHFGPYGGRYVAETLMPALLELEELYRRSRRDITFQRELRTLLQEYVGRPTPLTFAKRLTERWGGAKVYLKREDLNHTGAHKINNTIGQALLARQMKKGRLIAETGAGQHGVATATVAALFGLECEVFMGSDDVARQEPNVFRMRLLGAKVREVKSGTRTLKDAMNEALRDWISHVASTFYVIGTVAGPHPYPMIVRDFQAVIGREAKKQILQHEKRLPDYLIACVGGGSNAMGLFAPFLHDSSVRMIGVEAGGLGDGQNAASISGGHIGVLHGSKSYVLQDENGQIRDTYSLAPGLDYPGVGPELSYLNDQKRVQYVTVKDAEAVAAMQLLAETEGIIPALESSHAIAYAAMFVPRLRRDDIVVLNLSGRGDKDLQAVARFLGTVH; this is encoded by the coding sequence ATGCCAAGACAACCTGATGCTGGCGGACACTTCGGCCCTTATGGGGGGCGGTATGTTGCCGAAACCTTAATGCCCGCCTTGTTAGAGCTTGAAGAGCTCTATCGACGAAGTCGGCGCGACATTACCTTTCAGCGTGAACTGCGCACGTTGCTGCAAGAGTATGTCGGTCGCCCAACCCCCCTCACTTTTGCGAAGCGCCTTACTGAACGGTGGGGCGGTGCCAAGGTCTATCTGAAACGTGAAGATCTGAATCACACTGGCGCACACAAGATCAACAACACGATTGGCCAAGCACTCCTTGCGCGACAAATGAAAAAGGGTCGCCTCATTGCCGAGACCGGCGCTGGGCAACATGGTGTTGCAACGGCAACCGTTGCTGCCTTATTTGGACTTGAGTGTGAAGTCTTCATGGGCAGTGATGATGTCGCCCGCCAAGAGCCGAATGTCTTTCGTATGCGCCTGCTTGGGGCGAAGGTCCGCGAAGTAAAAAGTGGGACGCGAACGCTAAAAGATGCAATGAACGAGGCCTTGCGCGATTGGATCTCGCATGTGGCGTCGACCTTCTATGTCATTGGTACGGTTGCTGGTCCGCATCCCTACCCCATGATTGTCCGCGACTTTCAGGCGGTGATCGGTCGCGAAGCCAAGAAACAAATTCTCCAACATGAAAAACGTTTACCCGACTATCTGATCGCGTGCGTTGGTGGGGGAAGTAACGCGATGGGGCTTTTTGCGCCATTTTTGCATGACAGTTCGGTACGCATGATCGGCGTTGAAGCCGGTGGTCTTGGGGACGGGCAAAACGCAGCGTCGATCTCTGGTGGGCACATCGGTGTACTGCACGGGAGCAAGAGTTATGTGCTGCAAGATGAGAATGGCCAGATTCGTGATACGTATTCATTGGCTCCAGGCCTTGATTATCCTGGCGTCGGGCCTGAATTGAGCTATCTCAACGATCAAAAGCGGGTACAGTATGTGACAGTCAAAGATGCCGAAGCGGTTGCGGCGATGCAGCTACTGGCTGAGACCGAGGGCATCATTCCAGCGCTTGAGAGTTCTCACGCGATTGCCTATGCGGCGATGTTCGTGCCCCGACTTCGTCGCGACGACATCGTCGTGCTCAATCTCTCCGGGCGTGGGGACAAGGATTTGCAAGCCGTGGCGCGCTTTTTGGGAACGGTTCACTAA
- a CDS encoding tryptophan synthase subunit alpha → MTRIAETFANLKARGEVALIPYITAGDPHLETTEQLVLEFARQGADLIELGVPFSDPMADGPANQLAAERALKSGTSLRQILAMVQRLRQKATVPLILFTYYNPIFRYGGAQFADDGHVAGVDGVLCVDLPPEEADELKQETDRADLDLIFLLAPTSSLVRARKVLTRARGFVYYVSVAGVTGTRDSLPEDLGEMVRRIRAISPVPVGVGFGISSPEQAAHVAMIADAVIVGSAISRIIETHCDQPDLVARAGAFVGSLKQALRTARQS, encoded by the coding sequence ATGACACGTATAGCGGAGACTTTCGCCAACTTAAAGGCGCGTGGCGAAGTGGCGTTAATTCCTTACATTACGGCTGGTGATCCGCATCTGGAGACCACCGAGCAACTGGTACTGGAATTTGCCCGTCAGGGAGCAGACCTCATCGAGTTAGGCGTGCCGTTTTCTGATCCGATGGCCGATGGGCCAGCCAACCAACTGGCGGCAGAACGTGCGCTGAAAAGCGGAACCTCTCTCCGTCAGATTCTCGCTATGGTCCAACGCCTGCGACAAAAGGCGACCGTACCGTTGATCCTGTTTACCTATTACAATCCGATTTTCCGTTATGGTGGTGCTCAGTTTGCCGATGATGGGCATGTTGCTGGGGTCGATGGAGTATTGTGTGTCGATCTGCCTCCTGAAGAAGCGGATGAACTGAAACAGGAGACCGACCGTGCCGACCTCGATCTGATTTTTCTTCTTGCACCGACCAGCTCTCTCGTGCGCGCACGCAAAGTCCTTACCCGTGCACGTGGCTTTGTCTATTACGTCTCTGTAGCCGGAGTGACTGGGACTCGAGACTCGTTGCCGGAAGATTTGGGAGAGATGGTCAGGCGGATTCGCGCAATTTCTCCAGTCCCGGTCGGTGTTGGGTTCGGTATTTCCTCGCCGGAGCAAGCCGCCCACGTGGCGATGATTGCTGACGCAGTGATCGTTGGCAGTGCGATTTCTCGTATTATAGAAACTCACTGTGATCAGCCTGACCTCGTGGCTCGCGCGGGGGCATTTGTCGGAAGCTTGAAGCAAGCGCTCCGCACAGCGCGGCAGTCATGA
- a CDS encoding acetyl-CoA carboxylase carboxyltransferase subunit beta, with amino-acid sequence MAAVDQRPVQEEAESIWIKCASCQEILFRKEVERRLFVCPKCNAHLRLTVEQRLLITVDRGSFTEHDSTLQSNDPLHFTDRKPYAERLASTQAKTGHQEAVVCGVATIHGRAVALGIFDFAFLGGSMGVIVGERLTRIIEHAIRERLPVIFFAASGGARMQEGVLSLMQMAKVNMALGRLREQGLPYLSVMTDPTTGGVAASLSMVGDINIAEPQALIGFAGPRVIEQTIREKLPLGFQRAEFLLEHGMVDLVVERAELRRVLHQVLGLLCDDKAKNEK; translated from the coding sequence ATGGCCGCTGTTGACCAACGCCCTGTCCAAGAGGAAGCCGAGTCAATCTGGATCAAATGTGCATCCTGCCAGGAGATTCTGTTTCGTAAAGAAGTTGAGCGTCGTCTGTTTGTTTGCCCCAAATGCAATGCCCATCTGCGTTTAACGGTTGAGCAACGACTCCTCATCACTGTCGATCGGGGATCATTCACTGAACATGACTCGACGTTACAGTCGAACGATCCACTGCACTTTACTGATCGCAAACCCTACGCCGAACGGTTAGCGTCTACACAAGCCAAAACTGGACACCAAGAAGCGGTGGTTTGTGGCGTTGCCACGATTCATGGTCGTGCCGTGGCGCTCGGGATTTTTGACTTCGCTTTTCTCGGTGGCAGTATGGGTGTCATCGTTGGCGAACGGCTGACACGCATTATCGAACATGCGATTCGCGAACGTTTGCCAGTGATCTTTTTTGCTGCCTCAGGTGGCGCACGTATGCAAGAAGGTGTCCTTTCTTTGATGCAAATGGCCAAGGTCAATATGGCGCTGGGTCGCTTACGCGAACAGGGATTGCCATATCTATCAGTGATGACTGACCCGACGACTGGTGGTGTTGCTGCCTCGCTCAGTATGGTGGGCGACATCAACATTGCCGAGCCGCAAGCACTGATCGGTTTTGCTGGGCCGCGAGTCATCGAACAGACCATTCGTGAAAAATTACCCCTGGGATTCCAACGTGCAGAATTTCTCCTCGAGCATGGCATGGTAGACTTGGTGGTCGAGCGCGCGGAGTTGCGGCGCGTGTTGCATCAGGTGTTAGGGCTGCTGTGTGATGACAAGGCAAAGAATGAAAAATGA
- a CDS encoding bifunctional folylpolyglutamate synthase/dihydrofolate synthase, translating to MLSYQQTLDHVYRLEVERMDLKLERVAAALQLCGSPQLRYPALHVAGTNGKGSTATFLYAMLTAAGYRAGLFTSPHLVDFRERIRLGDTWISEQEVIDGVAAIRAEIEPAGIKLTPFEMMTVLAFRAFAQASVDVAVVEVGLGGRLDATNVLTPLVAVITSIGLDHQAYLGNTIAEIAREKGGIIKSHVPTVIGRMEAESREVLCSIARERESTAYLLGENFTVAQQRDGSGHYIGLRWQLHDLHLGLRGQFQHNNAATALAALELAHQTFPINETQVRQGLLSARWPGRIEIVSRQPLVILDGAHNSQAMQTLVAELPALLQGRRVKLLFAVMRDKDWRVMIPLLAPLITEAVVTRVQQSRAEDPALLRDAFAPFCPVHIVDNAQAACRHLLASTPSDEAVLIAGSLFLVGEVYPLFAPTAMKPLLEREQGATA from the coding sequence ATGTTGTCCTACCAACAAACCCTCGACCATGTGTACCGACTCGAAGTCGAGCGCATGGATCTGAAACTCGAACGTGTTGCCGCGGCCTTACAGCTTTGCGGGTCACCGCAGCTTCGCTACCCGGCGCTGCATGTCGCTGGAACCAATGGCAAAGGTTCAACCGCGACTTTTTTGTATGCGATGTTGACTGCGGCAGGCTATCGTGCCGGTCTGTTCACGTCTCCACACCTGGTCGATTTTCGTGAACGTATTCGTCTTGGCGATACCTGGATTAGTGAACAAGAAGTGATCGACGGTGTCGCCGCGATTCGTGCGGAGATTGAACCGGCAGGAATCAAGCTGACGCCTTTTGAGATGATGACCGTACTCGCCTTTCGTGCTTTTGCGCAAGCATCGGTCGATGTCGCGGTCGTTGAAGTGGGGCTTGGCGGACGACTCGATGCTACCAACGTCCTGACACCGTTGGTGGCAGTGATTACCAGCATTGGCCTTGATCACCAAGCGTATCTCGGCAATACCATCGCTGAGATTGCGCGTGAGAAAGGCGGGATCATTAAATCGCACGTGCCAACGGTGATCGGTCGGATGGAGGCAGAAAGTCGAGAGGTGCTCTGTTCCATCGCTCGTGAACGCGAGAGTACCGCGTATCTTCTTGGGGAAAATTTTACCGTAGCGCAACAGCGGGATGGCTCTGGACACTACATAGGCCTTCGTTGGCAACTGCACGATTTGCATCTGGGTTTACGTGGACAGTTCCAGCATAACAACGCAGCGACAGCACTTGCCGCACTTGAATTGGCGCACCAGACTTTCCCGATCAATGAAACCCAGGTGCGCCAGGGGTTACTGAGTGCCCGCTGGCCAGGGCGAATAGAAATTGTGTCCCGGCAGCCACTCGTGATCTTGGACGGAGCGCACAATTCCCAAGCCATGCAGACACTGGTGGCAGAATTGCCAGCACTCTTACAAGGCAGACGGGTGAAGTTGCTCTTTGCGGTAATGCGAGATAAAGACTGGCGGGTAATGATTCCACTTCTTGCCCCATTGATAACGGAAGCGGTTGTGACTCGCGTGCAACAATCACGTGCTGAAGATCCTGCACTATTGCGGGACGCCTTTGCGCCGTTCTGTCCAGTCCACATCGTTGATAATGCGCAAGCTGCCTGTCGACACCTCCTTGCCTCAACACCATCAGACGAAGCGGTGCTCATCGCCGGTTCGTTGTTTTTAGTTGGAGAAGTGTATCCCCTGTTTGCGCCAACCGCGATGAAACCTCTGCTTGAGCGAGAACAAGGAGCAACCGCGTGA
- a CDS encoding LPS-assembly protein LptD has translation MKHRWQVVVGLMVWLLLSSAWAQDESAELDEPVQIKGNTLTYEQQSNVATATGDAVVTKGTTKLSADSISVNRDTNEMNAKGNVTLQSDQGNIKADAMRVEMENETGDITNGTVTLPRQQYVLTGKSLQKSYGQSYHIENGALTTCQCDDFAKADWSIGGRTIDVNLHGQGTVRDGVFRVRNFPLLYVPYGSAPVTSDRQSGFLSPNYGFSSKRGFVWQQPFYWAINKSYDATVTTDLETSARIGMWGEFRYAPNETTEGILSASYFNERIRGPASTTSPMNRWSVTGAHRQLLGNGWRLYSDLFFVSDDFFLREISHRALNLRSALEIDDWDLRTRRFTDSRAGAVKTWQHALFRGEAAYYQDLRRNQDFAFQELPRLQFQGQRRIWKDRLDVGISIDGADFYRNRGYAGQRLDIAPWIGMPFHLGKYLFGSVKVTGRETIYHMTSEDVFPDSQRYPDFSPLPEGGRLRGDRTRETVQFQAEVGTRISRVFDARWGKLRQLHHVIEPTVSYYYTPYVNQLDLPLYDALDRINKRNLFVYGVDNYILGKFASSTTTESGEVETTQVRELARFSIRHAYDPSRPIGRLGDKYSDLDLSARLQPLPYATFSFDSTYDVARGDPTTIRVGAFLTDPRPLPATSPLLQHLQRRTTVGVSYRTIADRRLLREMNAYVIFRLNDYLTTAYMGRYDFNAASFIGNRYFVRFISPQKCWYVDLGLIDRVNPQELEFRVFFTFVGLSSSGRAAF, from the coding sequence GTGAAACATCGGTGGCAGGTTGTGGTTGGGTTGATGGTCTGGCTGCTGCTCTCGTCCGCCTGGGCTCAAGATGAGAGCGCGGAGCTGGATGAGCCTGTCCAGATCAAAGGTAATACGTTGACCTATGAACAGCAAAGCAATGTTGCAACGGCAACTGGTGACGCGGTGGTCACGAAAGGCACGACAAAACTTTCAGCCGATTCGATCAGTGTGAACCGCGACACCAATGAAATGAATGCGAAGGGAAACGTGACGCTGCAGTCTGATCAGGGCAATATCAAAGCTGATGCCATGCGCGTCGAAATGGAGAATGAGACCGGTGATATTACCAATGGGACAGTGACGCTGCCACGACAGCAATATGTACTGACTGGGAAAAGCCTGCAGAAGTCATACGGCCAAAGCTATCACATCGAGAATGGGGCATTGACGACATGCCAATGCGACGATTTTGCTAAAGCCGATTGGAGTATCGGCGGTCGCACGATCGATGTCAACTTGCACGGCCAAGGGACTGTACGCGACGGAGTATTTCGTGTCCGTAATTTTCCGTTGCTGTATGTTCCATATGGATCGGCTCCTGTGACGAGTGATCGGCAGAGCGGATTCCTGTCTCCGAATTATGGGTTCTCCAGCAAGCGCGGGTTTGTCTGGCAGCAACCGTTCTACTGGGCGATTAATAAGAGCTATGACGCAACGGTCACTACTGACCTGGAAACCAGCGCTCGTATCGGAATGTGGGGGGAGTTTCGTTATGCTCCCAATGAAACCACAGAAGGTATACTTTCTGCCTCGTACTTCAACGAGCGAATTCGTGGACCAGCGTCGACAACCTCGCCCATGAATCGCTGGAGCGTCACTGGCGCTCACCGTCAGTTACTCGGCAATGGCTGGCGTTTGTATAGCGACCTTTTCTTTGTCAGCGACGACTTCTTTTTGCGAGAAATTAGCCATCGGGCGCTCAATCTGCGATCGGCACTCGAGATAGACGATTGGGATCTGCGCACGCGCCGTTTCACCGACTCACGGGCTGGTGCGGTAAAAACCTGGCAGCACGCCCTGTTTCGTGGTGAGGCTGCCTACTATCAAGATTTACGCCGAAATCAAGATTTTGCCTTTCAAGAGTTGCCACGTTTACAGTTCCAAGGGCAGCGCCGGATCTGGAAGGATCGATTGGACGTTGGTATCAGTATCGACGGTGCGGACTTCTATCGTAACCGTGGCTACGCTGGGCAACGTCTCGATATTGCCCCGTGGATAGGCATGCCTTTTCATCTGGGAAAGTACCTCTTTGGTTCGGTCAAGGTCACTGGCCGCGAGACCATTTATCACATGACCTCTGAAGACGTCTTTCCCGATTCCCAGAGATACCCCGACTTTTCGCCACTTCCTGAAGGTGGCCGACTACGGGGTGACCGTACCCGTGAAACCGTGCAATTCCAGGCTGAGGTCGGGACTCGTATTTCACGAGTCTTCGATGCACGGTGGGGGAAGTTGCGACAGCTCCATCATGTGATCGAACCAACCGTGAGTTATTACTATACTCCGTATGTCAATCAGCTTGATCTCCCGTTGTATGATGCATTGGATCGCATCAATAAACGGAACCTCTTTGTGTATGGCGTTGATAACTACATCTTGGGGAAGTTCGCGTCGTCAACGACGACGGAGTCTGGCGAGGTCGAAACAACGCAAGTTCGCGAACTCGCCCGTTTCTCTATTCGACACGCCTACGACCCCTCGCGTCCGATTGGCCGCCTCGGGGATAAATATTCAGATCTGGATTTGAGCGCGCGCCTTCAGCCACTTCCGTATGCGACCTTCTCCTTCGATTCGACATATGACGTGGCCCGCGGAGACCCAACAACTATTCGCGTTGGGGCGTTTCTTACCGACCCCCGTCCGTTACCGGCGACGAGTCCATTACTCCAACATCTGCAGCGACGCACGACCGTTGGGGTTTCGTACCGAACGATTGCTGATCGCCGCTTACTCCGAGAAATGAATGCGTATGTGATCTTTCGTCTGAACGACTACCTCACGACCGCGTACATGGGGCGCTATGATTTCAATGCTGCGTCGTTCATTGGGAATCGCTATTTTGTTCGATTCATCTCGCCGCAGAAATGCTGGTATGTCGATCTTGGGCTGATTGATCGTGTGAACCCGCAAGAACTGGAATTTCGCGTCTTCTTCACCTTCGTGGGGTTAAGTTCCTCTGGCCGAGCGGCGTTCTAA
- the argC gene encoding N-acetyl-gamma-glutamyl-phosphate reductase, with protein sequence MIEVGIVGGSGYTGSELLRILLQHPSARVKWVTSRGDKKLEHLHRNFYGMGLEFITLEEARGGDVVFLCTPSRESMLHTERFLEQGSKVIDLGSDFRLKNREIFETVYKAKHTCWNLVGEAPYGLTELRRDDIKKARLIANPGCFATAMILGLAPLIKERLIDLEHILVDGMSGTSGAGAVPETQSQHAEIGNSVFAYNVTDHRHTYEAEQELSVIAGEKLQINFTPFYAPFSRGILAACHGFLTDHLDRGQVLDLFKEFYQGQYFVQILDMDKDPKVSWQYLPYPSVATLAGSNFCQIGLDVDNKRGRVVVFSALDNLVKGAAGAAVQNMNVMFGLPEATGLTMLGMHP encoded by the coding sequence ATGATAGAAGTCGGCATCGTTGGTGGTTCTGGGTATACCGGTAGTGAGCTGTTACGCATTCTGTTGCAGCACCCATCCGCACGCGTCAAATGGGTGACCTCTCGCGGTGACAAGAAGCTCGAACACCTTCACCGTAATTTCTATGGCATGGGGCTGGAATTTATTACCCTTGAAGAAGCACGCGGAGGAGATGTCGTCTTCCTGTGTACTCCATCACGAGAGTCGATGTTGCATACGGAGCGATTTCTGGAGCAAGGCAGCAAGGTGATCGACCTTGGGTCAGACTTTCGGCTCAAGAATCGTGAAATTTTTGAGACGGTCTACAAGGCAAAGCATACGTGCTGGAATTTGGTTGGTGAAGCACCATACGGGCTGACCGAACTCCGGCGTGACGACATCAAGAAAGCGCGACTTATTGCCAATCCTGGCTGCTTTGCCACGGCGATGATCCTCGGACTTGCTCCGCTCATTAAAGAGCGATTGATAGACCTTGAACACATCTTGGTTGATGGCATGTCTGGTACCTCTGGTGCTGGTGCCGTTCCCGAGACGCAGAGCCAGCATGCAGAGATCGGCAACTCGGTCTTTGCGTATAACGTGACCGATCATCGTCATACCTACGAAGCAGAACAAGAACTGTCAGTGATTGCCGGAGAGAAACTCCAGATTAACTTCACTCCGTTCTATGCGCCATTCTCACGCGGCATTCTGGCCGCCTGTCACGGATTCCTGACCGATCATCTTGATCGTGGGCAAGTGCTCGATCTGTTCAAAGAGTTTTATCAAGGCCAGTACTTTGTCCAGATTCTCGATATGGATAAAGACCCGAAAGTGTCGTGGCAATACTTGCCGTATCCGAGCGTGGCAACGTTAGCGGGTTCGAACTTCTGCCAGATCGGTCTTGATGTTGATAACAAACGTGGACGTGTCGTCGTCTTCTCCGCGCTCGACAATCTCGTCAAAGGCGCGGCTGGGGCAGCGGTGCAGAACATGAATGTGATGTTCGGTTTGCCGGAAGCGACCGGGTTGACGATGTTGGGGATGCATCCCTAG
- the rfaE2 gene encoding D-glycero-beta-D-manno-heptose 1-phosphate adenylyltransferase gives MLPAKYQPAQILAPLIANLRQTGNTIVFTNGCFDILHPGHIHTLTHAKAQGDVLIVGVNSDASVKRLKGERRPILNQDERVVMLSALEAVDYVTIFDEDTPLALIQLLQPHVLVKGGDWNSEAVVGREVVEANGGKVVLIPYQEGLSTTGIIERILLTARQSA, from the coding sequence ATGCTCCCAGCAAAATATCAGCCTGCTCAGATACTCGCACCTCTCATTGCCAACCTCCGCCAGACGGGCAACACCATCGTCTTCACCAACGGCTGTTTCGATATTCTCCACCCTGGCCACATTCACACGTTGACCCACGCCAAAGCCCAGGGCGATGTGTTGATCGTTGGCGTGAACAGCGATGCTTCGGTCAAACGACTCAAGGGCGAGAGACGCCCAATTCTCAATCAAGACGAACGAGTTGTGATGTTATCTGCGCTTGAAGCAGTTGATTACGTCACGATTTTCGATGAAGACACGCCACTCGCGCTCATCCAACTGCTCCAACCCCACGTCTTAGTCAAAGGTGGCGATTGGAATTCTGAGGCCGTTGTCGGGCGAGAAGTTGTCGAAGCGAATGGCGGGAAAGTCGTTCTCATTCCGTATCAGGAAGGGCTCTCGACGACCGGTATTATCGAACGTATTCTTCTGACTGCCCGTCAATCCGCATAG